The Arachis hypogaea cultivar Tifrunner chromosome 16, arahy.Tifrunner.gnm2.J5K5, whole genome shotgun sequence genome contains a region encoding:
- the LOC112754232 gene encoding ACT domain-containing protein ACR10, with translation MGILQDDVVIIRQPDKEGGPTVITVNCPDKTGLGCDLCRIILFFGLSIVRGDVSTDGKWCYIVLWVVGREKTRWSLLKKRLIGACPSCSSASGISYYRSELQQPPKPPDVFLLKFCCHDRRGLLHDVTEVLCELELTIKKVKVSTTPDGKVMDLFFITDTRELLHTPKRRDDTIQQLTDTLKDALISIEIELVGPEIAACSQASSFLPTAITEDIFNLELPDPGRGGVFTSDSISIVMDNLLSPSHTLVQIMCQDHKGLLYDIMRTLKDYNIQISYGRFMTKPRGKCELDLFIMQADGKKIVDSSKQKSLSARLRTELLRPLKVTVVSRGPDTELLVANPVELSDKGRPLVFHDITLALKMLGICIFSAEIGRHAIGDREWEVYRILLDEGEGSPLPRNKIEKGVWNMLMGWE, from the exons atgggaaTATTACAGGATGATGTGGTGATTATAAGGCAGCCAGACAAAGAAGGTGGCCCGACCGTCATAACCGTGAATTGCCCTGACAAGACTGGTCTTGGTTGTGATTTGTGCCGCATCATTCTCTTCTTTGGTCTTAGCATTGTGCGAGGAG ATGTTTCAACGGATGGGAAATGGTGCTACATAGTGTTGTGGGTGGTGGGGAGAGAGAAGACAAGGTGGAGTTTGTTGAAGAAGAGGCTAATTGGGGCATGCCCTTCTTGTTCCTCTGCCTCTGGAATCTCTTATTACCGCTCTGAGTTGCAGCAACCACCGAAGCCCCCTGATGTCTTCCTCTTGAAGTTTTGTTGCCATGATCGTAGAGGCCTTTTGCATG ATGTTACAGAGGTTCTTTGTGAGCTAGAGTTAACCATAAAGAAGGTGAAGGTATCTACTACACCTGACGGCAAAGTGATGGATCTGTTTTTCATCACCGACACAAG GGAACTTCTGCATACACCAAAAAGAAGGGACGACACGATTCAACAGTTGACAGATACTTTGAAGGATGCGTTAATTTCAATTGAAATTGAATTGGTTGGTCCAGAAATTGCTGCTTGCTCTCAAGCATCCTCATTTCTTCCAACTGCCATCACAGAAGATATATTCAATTTGGAATTGCCCGATCCTGGTCGAGGTGGGGTTTTCACATCAGATTCTATCTCCATTGTTATGGACAATTTACTGAGTCCTTCCCACACACTTGTCCAAATTATGTGCCAAGACCACAAAGGTCTTCTTTATGACATCATGCGAACTCTGAAGGACTATAATATTCAG ATTTCTTATGGACGCTTCATGACAAAACCTAGAGGAAAATGTGAGCTTGACTTGTTCATCATGCAAGCAGATGGCAAAAAGATTGTCGACTCGAGCAAGCAGAAGTCTTTGTCTGCTCGCCTTAGGACCGAGCTACTCCGTCCTCTCAAAGTCACTGTTGTGAGCAGGGGCCCTGATACGGAGCTACTGGTCGCAAACCCCGTGGAGTTGTCCGACAAGGGACGGCCTCTTGTGTTTCATGATATTACTCTTGCACTTAAAATGCTAGGCATATGCATCTTTTCG GCTGAAATCGGAAGACATGCGATCGGAGACCGGGAATGGGAAGTTTATAGAATCTTGCTGGATGAAGGGGAGGGATCGCCGCTTCCAAGGAACAAGATTGAGAAAGGTGTATGGAATATGTTGATGGGCTGGGAGTGA